One Candidatus Methanomethylophilaceae archaeon DNA segment encodes these proteins:
- a CDS encoding helix-turn-helix transcriptional regulator: MAIILRLDRVMADRKMSLNQLAEKVGISNVNLSNIKTGKISAIRFSTLNGICKALDCQPGDILEYVEDED; encoded by the coding sequence ATGGCTATTATACTGAGGCTAGACAGGGTAATGGCGGACAGGAAGATGTCCCTGAACCAGCTCGCGGAGAAGGTCGGGATATCGAACGTGAACCTCTCCAACATCAAAACGGGAAAGATCTCCGCCATAAGGTTCTCCACCCTGAACGGGATATGCAAAGCCTTGGACTGCCAGCCGGGGGACATCCTCGAATATGTGGAGGACGAGGATTGA
- a CDS encoding SEL1-like repeat protein → MDFSEAIGKAEAGDADAMAEAASMLRAGEGTEKDPSRAAELYRKAADMGSVKAAASLGYMLIVGEGVKADPADAEKYLSMAAEAGDPVSMGNLGFLFSSSDPARALDYYRKAADMGSASAMKSLGAMYSSGQGGLPMDRAKAAEWYTKAADLGDMDSICVLASMYRIGDGVQQDKKKAAELYRKAADMGEADAQYDLAFMLDSGEGIPEDRAEAERYFRMSADQGDSDACLCMGGILFERGDYRAAEDYFLTAAMKGDVKAEYNLGLLYAGDYFGSPDQSKAKEWFESAAEKDFAYAHTMLGTMDLEAGDAKKAEKRFRKAAMQGEPTAMYNLGAMGLSGQASLDTREAAEWLAKAAQAGYEPAYELLMRLNAQDR, encoded by the coding sequence ATGGATTTCAGCGAAGCGATCGGGAAGGCAGAAGCGGGGGATGCCGATGCAATGGCGGAGGCTGCCAGCATGCTGCGCGCAGGTGAAGGCACGGAGAAAGATCCGTCTCGCGCCGCGGAGCTCTACAGGAAAGCCGCCGATATGGGCTCAGTCAAGGCCGCCGCTTCTTTGGGGTACATGCTGATTGTCGGGGAGGGCGTCAAGGCCGACCCAGCGGATGCCGAGAAGTATCTCAGCATGGCCGCGGAAGCTGGGGATCCTGTCTCCATGGGAAACCTTGGGTTCCTTTTCTCGTCTTCCGACCCAGCTCGCGCGCTGGATTATTACAGGAAAGCCGCCGATATGGGAAGCGCTTCAGCCATGAAGAGCCTCGGCGCCATGTATTCCTCCGGCCAGGGAGGGCTTCCGATGGACAGGGCGAAGGCTGCGGAGTGGTATACGAAAGCCGCGGACCTCGGCGATATGGACTCCATATGCGTCTTGGCATCCATGTATCGCATAGGGGACGGTGTCCAGCAGGATAAGAAGAAAGCGGCGGAGCTGTACAGGAAGGCCGCAGACATGGGCGAAGCCGATGCGCAATACGATCTGGCTTTCATGCTCGATTCCGGGGAAGGGATCCCTGAGGACCGCGCCGAAGCCGAGAGATATTTCCGCATGTCCGCCGACCAGGGCGATTCCGACGCCTGCCTGTGCATGGGCGGGATCCTTTTCGAAAGGGGAGACTACAGGGCCGCAGAGGATTATTTCCTGACGGCGGCGATGAAAGGCGATGTCAAAGCGGAGTACAATCTGGGGCTGCTGTATGCCGGCGATTATTTCGGCTCCCCAGACCAGAGCAAGGCCAAGGAATGGTTCGAGTCCGCGGCCGAGAAGGATTTTGCATACGCGCACACCATGCTCGGGACCATGGATCTGGAGGCCGGAGACGCGAAGAAAGCTGAGAAGCGTTTCAGAAAGGCGGCGATGCAGGGCGAACCCACGGCGATGTACAACCTCGGCGCCATGGGGCTCTCCGGGCAGGCATCCTTGGATACCAGAGAGGCGGCGGAATGGCTCGCGAAGGCGGCCCAGGCCGGTTATGAGCCGGCTTATGAGCTTCTCATGAGGCTGAACGCGCAGGATCGGTGA
- a CDS encoding HAD hydrolase-like protein, producing the protein MKEYSLYIFDFDNTLFDTSIGLKIILDNAMQEVGLEYDHSRFPEFAGLSMEQMFDKFVVDESKRDAFYGKFMEIVRSDAYMAAEPFPETERVLRELKARGKHIAIASGKYRYKIVRLMEKYGMGDLPEAIVGYEDTDLHKPCPDPILLAMSYFDVPNGDAIYVGDGPHDPVAARYAGIDSAIVNRRNGLCPDGIPCTWEIESLGGLLHRSCAFSLMRSS; encoded by the coding sequence ATGAAAGAATACTCCCTGTACATCTTCGACTTCGACAACACGCTGTTCGACACCAGCATCGGCCTGAAGATAATCCTTGACAATGCGATGCAAGAGGTCGGCCTGGAGTATGACCACTCCAGATTCCCGGAGTTCGCTGGCCTATCTATGGAACAGATGTTCGACAAGTTTGTAGTGGACGAATCAAAGCGCGATGCGTTTTATGGGAAGTTCATGGAGATAGTCCGCTCCGACGCGTACATGGCCGCGGAGCCTTTCCCGGAGACGGAACGTGTTCTGAGGGAGCTGAAGGCCCGCGGGAAACACATTGCGATAGCCTCCGGCAAATACAGGTACAAAATCGTGAGGCTGATGGAGAAATACGGCATGGGAGACCTGCCCGAAGCCATAGTCGGCTATGAGGACACAGATCTCCACAAGCCTTGCCCGGACCCCATCCTGCTGGCGATGTCCTATTTCGACGTCCCGAACGGGGATGCGATCTACGTGGGCGACGGCCCCCATGACCCGGTCGCCGCAAGATACGCCGGGATCGACTCGGCGATAGTCAACAGACGCAACGGCCTGTGCCCGGACGGCATCCCCTGCACATGGGAGATAGAATCCCTCGGAGGGCTTCTTCACCGATCCTGCGCGTTCAGCCTCATGAGAAGCTCATAA
- a CDS encoding prenyltransferase, which translates to MAGVKPVKAGWYNVFRPWTLHGAVVPVLIGGAVALHDGKFDLPIFILIVIGGILLQSAANILNTYGDFKKGTDTVENETRSPELVTGKLKPKSVLMAGVACLGIACLLGLVFIWHSGWDILVYGLLGVIGAGTYTLGISYKYLGMGQISVFFLMGILMPLGTYCVLTGELFSTEVFLLSLPNAFMITAVLSGNEMRDYDEDRKAGAKTLSQHMSYENGMKLYLFENAIAFPILLALILAGCAPLCCALAFLTLYDLHKLIENGRNARDDPHAGFMLVPLAFKLNWHFGVLLVAGYLIQYYALPLVM; encoded by the coding sequence ATGGCAGGGGTGAAGCCGGTCAAGGCCGGATGGTACAACGTTTTCAGGCCGTGGACGCTTCACGGAGCCGTGGTTCCCGTGCTGATCGGCGGGGCCGTCGCCCTCCATGACGGGAAATTCGATCTGCCGATATTCATCCTGATCGTGATCGGCGGGATCCTTCTGCAATCCGCGGCCAACATACTGAACACATACGGGGATTTCAAGAAAGGGACCGACACCGTCGAGAACGAGACGAGATCTCCGGAGCTGGTCACCGGCAAGCTGAAGCCGAAATCCGTTCTGATGGCCGGGGTCGCCTGCCTAGGTATCGCGTGCCTTCTCGGGCTGGTTTTCATCTGGCATTCCGGATGGGACATACTGGTATACGGGCTCCTCGGGGTGATCGGAGCCGGGACTTACACCCTGGGCATCTCATACAAGTACCTCGGGATGGGGCAGATCAGCGTCTTCTTCCTGATGGGAATCCTGATGCCTCTGGGCACGTACTGCGTGCTGACCGGGGAGCTGTTCTCCACGGAAGTCTTCCTTCTCTCGCTGCCGAACGCGTTCATGATCACCGCGGTCCTCTCCGGGAACGAGATGCGCGACTACGACGAGGACAGGAAAGCCGGGGCGAAGACCCTCTCCCAGCATATGTCTTACGAAAACGGGATGAAGCTTTACCTGTTCGAGAACGCCATAGCCTTCCCGATCCTCCTGGCTCTCATCCTCGCGGGATGCGCACCTTTATGCTGTGCTCTCGCTTTCCTGACGCTGTACGACCTGCATAAGCTGATCGAGAACGGCAGGAACGCCCGCGACGACCCCCACGCCGGGTTCATGCTCGTGCCGCTGGCATTCAAACTCAACTGGCACTTCGGCGTGCTGCTGGTCGCCGGATATCTGATTCAGTACTATGCGCTGCCCCTGGTGATGTGA
- a CDS encoding ubiquinone/menaquinone biosynthesis methyltransferase gives MAEEELKKGNQFEGKEEYVKDVFTEIADYYDEMNDIMSMGMVQGWHRFMMKKAGDISGKRCLDVGTGTGEIAFHVARKAGPGSTVIGVDITPRMLELAEKKEKDLGLPVKIDWRVGDALNLDFEDDSFDLVTSGYMLRNVTDILKAVSEMHRVLAPGGKVVVAELSKPKNGVVRYFYNIYMKRIKKYGRKYDKGESIDGRQPAYDWLTSSIEGFPYGEDMVKIFREAGFENARYHVKSFGAVNIYVASK, from the coding sequence ATGGCGGAAGAAGAGCTCAAAAAAGGGAACCAGTTCGAAGGCAAGGAGGAATACGTCAAGGACGTCTTCACCGAGATTGCCGACTACTACGACGAGATGAACGACATAATGTCCATGGGAATGGTCCAGGGCTGGCACAGATTCATGATGAAGAAAGCCGGGGACATATCCGGGAAAAGATGCCTGGACGTCGGGACTGGGACCGGAGAGATAGCGTTCCACGTTGCAAGGAAGGCCGGGCCCGGATCAACAGTCATCGGGGTGGACATCACGCCGAGGATGCTGGAGCTCGCCGAGAAGAAGGAGAAAGACCTCGGCCTCCCCGTGAAGATCGACTGGAGGGTCGGAGACGCCCTTAACCTGGATTTCGAGGACGATTCCTTCGATCTGGTCACATCCGGCTACATGCTCAGGAACGTCACCGACATCCTGAAGGCGGTCTCGGAGATGCACAGGGTTCTAGCCCCCGGCGGAAAGGTCGTAGTCGCCGAGCTCTCCAAACCTAAGAACGGGGTCGTCCGCTATTTCTACAACATCTACATGAAAAGAATCAAGAAATACGGCCGCAAATACGACAAGGGAGAATCGATCGACGGCAGGCAGCCGGCATACGATTGGCTCACGTCCTCGATCGAAGGGTTCCCTTACGGCGAGGACATGGTCAAGATCTTCAGGGAAGCCGGGTTCGAGAACGCGAGATACCACGTCAAATCTTTCGGGGCAGTCAACATCTACGTGGCATCCAAATGA
- a CDS encoding HAD hydrolase-like protein, with protein sequence MMKKLLIFDLDGTLSDSSEGILYCYRKTAEAFGITEISEESYRSGLGGPFVENMIRILGISQDRIMDAVKIYVSHYIEKGFSLCGGFPGTKESLEYLRTKGYVMCVATMMVEEFSVKTLEKLGIRDCFLSVNGTNLKTPINKCQLIQKCLDDADAKADDAVMIGDCDDDMESAGKMGIDFVAATYGYGLTKEFCEGKGIPYAESPEDFRRIF encoded by the coding sequence ATGATGAAGAAGCTGCTCATTTTCGATCTCGACGGGACGCTCTCGGATTCGTCGGAAGGCATACTATACTGCTACAGAAAGACCGCAGAAGCCTTCGGCATAACCGAGATCTCCGAGGAATCTTACAGAAGCGGCCTTGGGGGCCCGTTCGTGGAGAATATGATCAGAATCCTCGGCATCTCCCAGGACAGAATCATGGATGCCGTGAAAATCTACGTTTCCCACTATATCGAGAAGGGCTTCTCCCTATGCGGCGGCTTCCCTGGGACCAAGGAATCTTTGGAGTATCTTAGAACGAAAGGATACGTCATGTGCGTGGCGACCATGATGGTCGAAGAGTTCTCGGTGAAAACCCTGGAGAAACTCGGCATCAGAGATTGCTTCCTATCGGTGAACGGAACCAACCTGAAGACGCCGATAAACAAATGCCAGCTAATCCAGAAATGCCTCGACGATGCCGATGCGAAAGCGGATGATGCCGTGATGATCGGCGATTGCGACGACGACATGGAATCCGCTGGGAAAATGGGAATCGATTTCGTCGCCGCGACGTACGGATACGGGCTGACCAAAGAGTTCTGCGAAGGGAAGGGAATCCCGTACGCGGAATCCCCCGAAGATTTCCGCAGGATATTCTGA
- a CDS encoding Na+-dependent transporter, producing the protein MSAITLLKSSAFMMTLALVVALATNFGGAFPGGVLTADVRSNLTVIILAVMLTVSLSRIPYKNLNPVTHSRSVLRAVILGLVISSLIPLAGYFLLKDTEFGSQAMGLVFIAATPFAASVGPLSYILNGDMEHAMRGTIVVYVLALLWIPFIVWIALGEVVDMTNVFITVIELIAVPLILSRLLTKVNMNKDYMAVFLNCCIFVLVWLSVGSTKFAGDAWIFAAFLLIAALRSFGLGIGVEVVEKKIGIHWSQRVTDILMTSYKNKGIAIATCMAVLGPTGLAPIAMVAIATSIVVEVLWVAFMDSVLFGRKRMEKEIASEA; encoded by the coding sequence ATGTCCGCGATCACATTGCTGAAGAGCAGCGCCTTCATGATGACTCTGGCGCTGGTCGTTGCGCTGGCCACCAATTTCGGCGGGGCGTTCCCCGGGGGCGTCCTCACGGCGGACGTCCGCTCGAATCTGACTGTCATTATACTCGCAGTGATGCTCACCGTATCTCTGTCCAGGATCCCATACAAGAATCTGAACCCGGTGACCCACAGCAGATCCGTCCTCAGGGCGGTTATTCTGGGTCTGGTGATATCGTCTCTGATCCCTCTTGCAGGGTACTTCCTTCTCAAAGATACCGAGTTCGGCAGCCAGGCGATGGGTCTTGTGTTCATCGCGGCCACGCCTTTCGCCGCATCCGTCGGCCCGCTGTCGTACATCCTGAACGGCGATATGGAGCACGCGATGAGAGGGACCATCGTCGTCTACGTTCTCGCGCTCCTTTGGATCCCGTTCATAGTGTGGATAGCTTTGGGAGAGGTGGTGGACATGACGAACGTGTTCATCACGGTCATAGAGCTGATCGCAGTTCCGCTGATCCTGTCCAGGCTCCTGACGAAGGTCAATATGAACAAGGATTATATGGCGGTCTTCCTGAACTGCTGCATATTCGTTCTCGTGTGGCTGTCCGTCGGCTCCACCAAGTTCGCCGGCGACGCTTGGATATTCGCCGCATTCCTGCTCATCGCCGCGCTCAGGTCGTTCGGCCTCGGAATCGGGGTGGAAGTCGTCGAGAAGAAGATAGGGATCCACTGGTCCCAGAGGGTCACAGACATCCTCATGACTTCGTACAAGAACAAGGGGATAGCGATAGCCACCTGCATGGCGGTCCTGGGACCCACCGGCCTGGCTCCGATAGCCATGGTTGCCATAGCGACCTCGATCGTCGTCGAAGTCCTGTGGGTGGCGTTCATGGATTCGGTCCTGTTCGGAAGGAAGAGGATGGAGAAGGAAATCGCTTCGGAGGCATGA